The following coding sequences lie in one Arachis ipaensis cultivar K30076 chromosome B05, Araip1.1, whole genome shotgun sequence genomic window:
- the LOC107640249 gene encoding uncharacterized protein LOC107640249 yields the protein MRTIAKNKVKLNNHNGVLTPVIKSRLEKVRKESKNWKPIWTGDNGYEKFEVHGHSTNHVVDLGKRLCTCQFWMLTGIPCVHACAALSRVNKPPEDFCHRLLTMESYREIYNYHINPIPGQPLWEHAEECNRPHAPKIKRKPGKLQMKRRMDADEKGGGGSKKSKADPKPQNNNGDNVHLKRQLGPFTCSFCGDKGHTKRGCKKKRACDQPPENWPAATTAPFRHPGSSAPALRSRPMATAQ from the exons ATGCGGACCATAGCCAAGAACAAGGTGAAACTAAACAATCACAATGGAGTGCTCACACCGGTTATAAAGAGTCGATTGGAGAAAGTTAGAAAAGAATCTAAGAATTGGAAGCCTATTTGGACAGGGGACAAcggatatgaaaagtttgaggtGCATGGACACTCAACTAATCATGTGGTGGACTTAGGAAAAAGACTATGCACTTGCCAATTTTGGATGCTTACAG GTATTCCTTGTGTGCATGCATGTGCTGCACTGTCTCGGGTTAACAAGCCACCAGAAGACTTTTGTCACCGCTTGCTAACAATGGAGTCATACAGGGAAATATATAATTATCATATTAATCCAATTCCTGGACAACCATTATGGGAGCATGCAGAAGAATGTAACAGGCCACATGCaccaaaaataaagagaaaacctGGAAAACTACAGATGAAAAGACGGATGGATGCTGATGAGAAGGGTGGTGGAGGATCTAAAAAATCTAAAGCTGATCCCAAGCCTCAGAATAACAACGGAGATAATGTTCATCTAAAGAGGCAGTTGGGCCCCTTTACTTGCAGTTTCTGTGGTGATAAAGGACATACAAAGAGAGGTTGTAAGAAGAAGAGAGCTTGTGATCA ACCACCTGAGAACTGGCCGGCAGCCACAACCGCACCATTCCGGCACCCCGGATCTTCTGCTCCTGCTTTGCGTTCTCGTCCGATGGCCACTGCACAGTGA
- the LOC110271792 gene encoding uncharacterized protein LOC110271792 yields the protein MVKCAKINNGVIDVYFEHGASLPKVLEGNTKVASNTKGTQPPSTVSKNQNQTKKPINKVSGAKPNKPTGSIQPTKPIKTTQNTKTDKTNKSKQPNKNSISRRPCTRSGARGFQSKVFNNEIPFEVSSDSYESAEDSLFKPTLDEDSSSNSDTGVKNVNNGSRNRVNKNHNEKILTNVGPLAKGKEKILVEDDAFVQEVSDEEVDLGFIGSFAEGVEYSLDPGADSDGANSWHSEEMKTPLNSEDELEEDNDSDDACPVFREGARFGELHLEVGMKFGTKWDFREAVREYTIQEGRRIRLAKNDNIRCRAVCKVKECPWVVYASRDHEDTCWQIKTFNDDHTCPREDKNRAANRNWVCSKLVKKVKKYPNFRHCEATTYFRTCFDLTLNKNSISRTLMDARSVVYGDEKEQYKMVRDYGLTLLKTNPGSTVQICTKPQPNGEVIFERMYVCLSGCKNGFKSGCRPLIGLDGAFLKTQFGGQILSAVGQDANHHIYVIAWAIVEIENRENWKWFLELLHLDLGHYKKNGWCFISDMQKGLISAVQEVMPNVHHRFCVWYLWRNFNKSWKDLQLRGLLWECARATTHQEFRDGMDKIKRLNEDAWTYLDKWQRDAWTRSAFSHKPL from the exons ATGGTGAAGTGTGCTAAGATCAATAACGGAGTTATTGATGTATATTTCGAGCATGGAGCATCATTGCCAAAGGTTTTAGAGGGAAACACCAAAGTTGCCTCAAACACCAAAGGTACACAACCACCATCAACagtttcaaaaaatcaaaatcagaCCAAAAAACCCATTAACAAGGTCAGTGGAGCCAAGCCAAACAAACCCACTGGTAGCATCCAGCCcacaaagcccatcaagaccacccAAAACACCAAAACAGATAAAACCAACAAGTCCAAGCAGCCCAACAAAAATAGTATATCTAGGAGACCTTGTACAAGATCTGGTGCCAGAGGATTCCAAAGCAAAGTTTTTAATAATGAGATTCCTTTCGAGGTGTCTTCTGACTCTTATGAGAGCGCAGAAGATAGCCTTTTTAAGCCAACTCTTGATGAAGACAGCTCTTCTAATTCAGATACTGGGGTGAAGAATGTCAACAATGGGAGTAGGAATAGGGTGAACAAGAACCATAATGAGAAGATATTGACAAATGTTGGTCCTCTAGCTAAAGGAAAGGAGAAGATTCTGGTCGAGGATGATGCATTTGTGCAAGAAGTTAGTGATGAAGAAGTGGATCTTGGTTTTATTGGTAGTTTTGCTGAAGGTGTAGAATATAGTCTAGATCCTGGAGCTGACTCGGATGGTGCCAATTCATGGCACTCAGAGGAGATGAAGACTCCTCTAAATTCGGAAGATGAACTAGAAGAAGACAACGATTCTGATGACGCATGTCCAGTGTTTAGGGAGGGTGCAAGATTTGGTGAATTGCATCTTGAGGTGGGTATGAAATTTGGCACAAAGTGGGACTTTAGAGAAGCTGTTAGGGAGTATACAATTCAAGAGGGTAGGCGCATACGCCTGGCGAAGAACGATAATATAAGGTGCAGGGCAGTTTGTAAGGTTAAGGAGTGTCCTTGGGTGGTTTATGCATCAAGGGACCATGAGGACACTTGTTGGCAGATCAAAACCTTTAATGACGACCACACATGTCCCAGGGAAGACAAAAATAGGGCTGCTAATAGGAATTGGGTCTGCAGCAAGCTTGTGAAGAAGGTCAAAAAATATCCCAACTTCAGACATTGTGAAGCTACAACCTATTTCAGAACATGTTTTGATTTGACACTAAACAAAAATTCAATCTCGAGGACTTTGATGGATGCTAGAAGTGTAGTGTATGGTGATGAAAAGGAACAATATAAGATGGTGAGGGACTATGGCTTGACTTTGCTGAAAACCAATCCCGGTTCAACAGTGCAAATATGTACCAAACCGCAACCAAATGGAGAAGTTATTTTTGAGAGAATGTATGTGTGCTTAAGTGGTTGTAAAAATGGGTTCAAATCTGGCTGCCGTCCTTTGATTGGATTAGATGGAGCATTCCTGAAGACTCAATTTGGTGGACAAATTCTGTCAGCTGTTGGACAGGATGCGAACCATCATATCTACGTCATTGCGTGGGCAATTGTGGAAATAGAGAATAGGGAAAACTGGAAGTGGTTTCTTGAATTACTGCATCTAGACTTGGGACATTACAAAAAAAATGGCTGGTGCTTTATATCCGATATGCAAAAG GGACTAATATCAGCAGTGCAAGAGGTGATGCCCAATGTGCACCATCGTTTTTGTGTCTGGTATTTGTGGAGAAACTTTAACAAGAGTTGGAAGGATTTGCAACTAAGGGGGCTTTTGTGGGAATGTGCAAGGGCAACAACTCATCAAGAGTTCAGGGATGGAATGGATAAGATAAAAAGACTGAATGAAGATGCATGGACATATTTAGATAAATGGCAAAGAGATGCATGGACTAGAAGCGCATTCAGCCATAAGCCATTATAA
- the LOC107643104 gene encoding glycosyltransferase family protein 64 C3 — protein MPPPARLAILTIFFLSLTSSSRSFDTCSQTKIRDPQSLRCDQITVVMNGFSKERIPLLQSLATAYSLSTLVSSVLVLWGNPSTPLRVLQQLARNLSSSSSEASITLLPQPSSSLNLRFLPRPNHIETKAVLICDDDVEVHPRTLEFAFRIWSSNQDRIVGLFARSHDFDLNRKEWVYTVHPDRFSIMLTKFMLLKSEYLYRYTCGGGEKMASMRRMVDSVRNCEDILMNVVVSEVAKVGPVLVGARRVRDYGDARNDEGGEGYGSGGLSGRKGEHRRRRGWCITEFHRVLGMMPLRYNYGKVVDSVGEQALCNKRGKLVFCDHSFMDS, from the coding sequence ATGCCCCCGCCGGCGAGACTCGCCATCCTCACCATCTTCTTCCTTTCATTAACCTCCTCATCTCGGTCCTTTGACACCTGCAGCCAAACAAAAATCCGTGACCCACAGAGCCTCCGGTGCGATCAGATCACGGTGGTGATGAACGGATTCTCGAAAGAGCGGATCCCTCTGCTCCAATCCCTAGCAACGGCATACTCCCTGTCGACACTGGTCTCGTCAGTGCTCGTGCTCTGGGGCAACCCCTCCACACCGCTACGTGTCCTGCAGCAATTGGCCCGCAACCTCAGCTCCTCCTCTTCCGAAGCCAGCATCACCCTCCTTCCCCAACCGTCGAGCAGCCTCAACCTCCGGTTTCTCCCCCGCCCAAACCACATCGAAACGAAGGCCGTTTTGATCTGCGATGATGACGTAGAGGTCCACCCTCGAACCCTGGAGTTCGCGTTCCGCATCTGGTCTTCCAACCAAGACCGCATAGTGGGGCTCTTCGCCCGCTCCCACGACTTCGACCTGAACCGGAAGGAATGGGTGTACACGGTTCACCCGGACCGGTTCTCAATCATGCTCACCAAGTTCATGCTCCTCAAGAGCGAGTATCTCTACCGCTACACGTGCGGTGGCGGAGAGAAGATGGCCTCGATGAGGAGAATGGTTGATTCGGTGCGGAACTGCGAGGATATACTCATGAACGTGGTGGTGTCGGAGGTGGCGAAGGTGGGGCCGGTGTTGGTCGGCGCGAGGAGAGTGAGGGATTACGGTGACGCCAGGAATGATGAAGGCGGGGAAGGGTACGGTAGCGGTGGGTTGAGTGGTCGGAAAGGGGAGCATAGGAGGCGGAGAGGGTGGTGCATAACGGAGTTTCATAGGGTACTAGGGATGATGCCGTTGAGATACAATTATGGGAAGGTGGTTGATTCCGTTGGGGAACAGGCCCTCTGTAACAAGCGGGGCAAACTCGTCTTTTGCGATCACTCCTTCATGGATAGTTAA